The Alosa alosa isolate M-15738 ecotype Scorff River chromosome 3, AALO_Geno_1.1, whole genome shotgun sequence nucleotide sequence TACGTGGCATGACTGAGTCCTGTCTGTCTACCTGTCGGTTTGTCTGCGTGCACGCCATCCGTCCCGCTTGTCATACTGACcactgttattgtttttttttaacagtattCGATCATGACCAAGTCATACACCGAGGAGAACATGATGTTGGAGTCACAGAATACAGCCAACTGGACAGACGAGTGTCAGAGTTCCCAAGACGAACACGACATGGAAAAGAAAAACGGCGCACACGATTCCATgaataaagacatggatgaagAAGACATCGACGACGATGAAATGAACAGATTGGATGAAGAGGACGAcgatgaagatgaggaggaagaggagggagatgaCACCAAACCCAAAAGACGTGGaccgaaaaagaagaaaatgacaaaaGCTCGTCTTCAGAGGTTTAAACTTAGGCGCATGAAGGCCAACGCGCGGGAAAGGAACCGTATGCATGGACTCAACGATGCACTTGAGAGCTTGCGTAAAGTTGTGCCATGTTACTCCAAAACCCAGAAGTTGTCAAAGATAGAGACATTGCGTTTGGCGAAAAACTACATTTGGGCTCTGTCTGAGATTCTGAGATCTGGCAAAAGCCCGGATTTGATGTCATTTGTGCAGGCCCTATGTAAGGGTTTGTCGCAACCTACCACAAATTTGGTGGCGGGCTGTCTCCAACTGAACCCCAGAACTTTTCTCCCGGAACAGAGCCAGGAAATCCCCGCTCATATGCAAACAGCAAGTGCTTCCTTCACCGCTCACCCCTACTCTTACCAGACGCCCGGTCTTCCTAGCCCTCCTTATGGTACAATGGACAGCTCCCACATATTTCATGTCAAACCACACGCGTATGGAAGTGCGCTGGAACCGTTCTTCGAAACCGCCCTGACAGACTGCACTAGTCCGTCATTCGACGGACCTCTTAGCCCACCTCTGAGTGTGAACGGGAACTTTTCCTTCAAACACGAGCCTTCGTCTGAGTTCGAAAAGAACTACGCCTTTACCATGCACTATCAAGCGGCAGGTCTGGCGGGACCGCAGGGGCATGCCCCGCTTTACGCAAGCTCTGCCCAGCGCTGTGACATACCGATGGAAAACATTATGTCCTACGAAGGTCATTCTCACCACGAGAGGGTCATGAATGCCCAGCTAAATGCTATATTTCACGATTCATGAATCATGTGAAACTTTTGAACAGACTTTGATTATTATGTGTTGAGGTGTCCGGGTGTACCTCGGCGCGAAAGAGCAACAACACTATATGCTTAAtcgtatgtatgtatttattgttGTTACTGCCTTTAGGAGAAGTGAGGATGCATATTCTCTTTCACCTTATGTATTGTATTCTATAGCGCTTCTACATTGCGGTCACAGGAGGATCTAGGTGTGACCTTATTGAGAATGTGTTAATTATCCATGTTACAAAATCACAAGCAATAATTTGGAAACTATGCAATTTTTAAACGAGATACTGGGccaattataaaaaaatattatagatTTTATATTTTTCAACCTGCATTTTACTACTTATCAATCCCATGCTGAATTATTTTGTTGTGATTTTGTATAGAATTGTCAATTCATTTTTTATAAAGTCGAGTTCCTACATCATTCCAACCATCTCCATGTCAATGTTTTATAAAATAGAGTTATCTCATGTTTATACAAAACAGTAATTATTCTAGCTATTATTCAGTGATGTAAACTGGCAGGCAAGTGCTTAAGAACCTGTTATGTTGCCTTAGCAATTATTTACTGTAAACCATGCAAAATTGCACAATTATGATCGTTTCTCTCCCAACAGTGTTGTTTTCCAAACAATCAAGAATGCTTAATCATTCGAGAGAAAATGGACAAATGACTCGGGAGTCACGACAGTCGCCCACATAATTGGTGTTGGGAAAGTATTGCTGATGTACATACAACGTTTGACTATCATCTGAAAATTGCACCCTGTGTACAATCTAAACAAGGGACTGTCATAACAGAACGATAATAAACAATCACCCTACCTTCATACTCAATCCTTTTCTTCTGGTTGTTAATCGGTACGACATAGGCTTCAGTATATCATTCTTGACCACCCCTCCTCCCTTTGAGCAGTAGATATGTTGCATGTGCGACTGCAGTCCAAAAAGCGTGGTTCCGAGTTTGGATTTGTGCTGTACTTCTGTTTGTAAAATGTAGAGTGATGTATTGCTGCAGCATTCAAAGTTTGGTTGAAAAACCTTTAAGTATCATCCAATGTGGTTCTAGTGGGATTATTGTATTTATGTTGGTCTCATGGAGCCCACTCAATGATTTGTAGAATAATGTGAATGAGTATGATTTTGCTATTATTCAATGCATTAAATATTTTACTACATACATTGAATGCTGAGTATTATCTATAGTTCAACATGTATAATTTAGGATTTGTTGATAGGCCTACATTCGACAGGTTGATCAGCCAGGTTTGCTCTCAAGAATTTAATTATCTTAGGTCTATAAACTATGAAAATAATCTTGTCCTGCGCGAGTTTTTTCGCTGTTAGACATTTTGAAACCTTTTGCTGGTCAATGTTGACACAAGTAGTAAGagatttaatttgttttttagtGTAACATAAGCTCTTTGAGTCGTCAACAGCTTAGTCAGATGTCATTGCCTACAATGGCAGCTTATTCTTTTTCTCCGTATGCTCTTGAGTCAAGACATGCATCACTTCAGGGTCCTTCAGGACTGAATGCACTGTCGGATCTTGAATCACAAAAAGGGTTTGTGAATGAACACTCTGAGCCTTGGCTGactcaaaattatttttttcaaatagcCAAAATCCGGCCATCCTGTTGGCAGGGCACTGACATAGGCTACTTCACGATTAATGTGTCAGACGTGCCTTATTTGtatcacacaaaacattttttgttcaccaaagtttttttttttttttttttagtttttttagaAGTTGTAGGATGGTCTGAACGCATTCCGATATTATTATAGTATAGGGGGTTTCGTATGGAAATCATATTGGATAGTGTTAAGAACAAATGGTCATAATATGCTTACTGACACTGATAGCTAGAAGAAGAAAATGTGACAAAGAAACATAGTGCAGCGTAAGCGTTCACATGTAttagactagcctacatggAAACCGGGAACACAGAAAGTATATGATTGATGTAGATGAACGCCTGATGAACAGACCTACAGATTTGCTGCCATACCACGAATTGCTGCAGTCAGTCGGTGGGCATTTTCGTGCCACAATCTTTTATGCAAAGTGAGAGAGGCACAGATGTTACTTCTGCAGGGGAGGTTTTAATTTATGAAAATGATCTTTTTTATGCATGAACACTCACTGCATAAACCAATACATCTAACCCAATGGGATAGCAACAAACTTCACGTCAAGGTTGTTGCATGGATATTCTGCAGGTTTGTTTCTACTGAAGCTGTTTTACAGGGATGATCACCACGTCAATTCAAATTATTAAACATTTCTATGAAATCAGTGGAAGAGCTCGTGGAGGGAATTCTCTAGAACAAGCTTTTTTTTGTCCCATCGAGGATGACTTCTGTGGTTTaacactgaagtgtgtgtgtgtgcgcgtgacaGTGGGTACACTTAAAACTTTGAGGGATAGAGTGCGACTATCTCCCAGAAATCTATGACTGTATTTGGAATTTAACTGCTTAATGAGAAgttgcaaacaaaacaaatagttCTCTGAAATTAGATGCACCATTTACTGACTGGTTGTAAGGTGGACGTGTTTTGGCGTCCCGGGCTTATAGGAACTGTCCAGAGTGCTGGGCCTAATAAAACTCCTTCCGCGCGCCCTAACACCGCCCCTGGTCAGTGTAAATTATTGTTTGCTAAAGTAATATTTTTCACAAGTAATTCACATGTAGTTTACAATATTGCTAAATTGATTTGGAATATTGAAAACTAATTGTTGAAATTAAGGATTTATTTAAACACTCTTCATCTTAAATTGCACAATAGGTGTAGCCTAATtttatcacacacagacaagtttTACAGATGCGTAAAATGATGGATATTCAGATACACTTCTGTCAATGTGAAGGTGCTCAGAACAGAGTCGGCTATTGTGAAAAGTAGCCAGCGCGCCACCGCAATAAGGTGCGCTCCACGGGAGCGCGCGCTGCTGAGAGAGTCCACTCGTGCAGCAAAGGAAGTTTCACTGGATCGCATGCGAAATCCCAACAAGCGGGAGCGCGCTGACTCGACAATAACTACACCGAGGCCACCTGCTGACAAACAACAATAATGTTCGAAAGTCCACGAAAATCGATCACCGTCCGAGGAGTATGGTCAGAGAGCCAGGAAGAGTTACACGAGATGCAACCGGTGTCTCCCGTAGATACCAGCCATCGCGCTGctaagaagaaaaagaaaaagaggaagacaCAAACAGGCAGTACACGCTCCGTTTCTGCCCCTCAGTTAAGCACCGAGGCGCCCTCTGAAACCGAAAATCTACCAGGCGACTGCACTCAAAAAAGTAATGACGAACCGATAGTTAGGGGAATATTTCAGATAGGGAAACGGAGCCATGATGTAGTTCTAACTGCATCGCGAGTTACGTGGACTCCCATCCAACCCGAGACCCCTACAGGTGAGCTGCATAGTGTTTTCTGTTTCCATGACAATTAGCTTCTGTTCCTTTTTTCAGCGAGGTAACACCAGCAGCATTTTCTTATCAAACATAGGCCACACACTTGTCGGGAAAAAACTATCCCTTTGCTGTACATAATCTGCCACAATGGAAGTAAATGCGTAAAACGAACGCGCTAGCGCCAAGTGTGACTAAATTAGCCAGTGATACAGCAGGGATTAAGGATCAGTAgtgtttacatttaaaaaaaaagtgaagagAAACTATGGCCGACCATAAGGACTAAGTTATGCTTTgtcatgtgttcttttttggtGTCAACATAAGACGCTTCCTGCTACTTAATTGCAATGTAACCAATCAGAAAACACGTTGGCGTGGGAGGCGGCCTACCGCAAACCTCGAAAGACCaaattattcagaattaatttgTGATCGTTTAGGCCTATGTAATGGGTCATATATGCATATAGGCTACACAATAGACTACACATTTTTATACAAATTTAGCAAATTACACCTTGAttggaatgtaaatgtaatacGTTTTATGCAAGTACTGACAGATGCAACACAAAACTGTGATTTGCTTGTAGAAGCTCACTTTTTTTTACAAACTTTTTATTGAATCACACAGCATGTGGACATACAGATTTTCACATTGCCTGTATCATAGCATCCAGAGACTAAAGGTTATCCtgaaaaaagaggaaaatgtTACTGATGCCAAAAAGTCCTATGTGACAGATGTGCTGGTAATAGACCCCGGTCCACTGTTGTGACCACCTAAAGTAGGGCATCTGCTAGTCTTGTGGACAGTTAGCAAATGTCCAAGTAAATGATACTCAAAAACTACCATCTGCATCACTGCACAAGGAAGATCAGTGCATGACTTCCTTTTCGCGGGGTAGTTTTTGCAATATGCCAGCACACCCACTAATGAAGCTAACAAAGCATGTGTTGCTTTTTAAACTGGTGGACATTTTGACACACTTTAATTTAATAGCCAAGTTAGAGCCATGCATTGGTAAACCATAAACTTTCAAGTTTTTTCACTTATGAACTTAGCTATTATTATAGCAGGATCAATGCACTGACTAGCTGGTTTGACTCTGTTTGACTTTGATTCCTTCCCTTCCACTTTTTGCCAAGAGTGAGTCACTCATTTGCTTTTAGTGCCAcacaggaaataaataaataaataatgcatgcaTTGTAGTTGATCATGAAGTGAAAATGTTTCATCAGTAATGAGGAGAAAGGGAAAATGAAGTGTTTTGATGCATGTCCAGGTGTTTGAGGCGAAGGCATGTATCTCTTGGTAATGTTGTTTTTGAACAGAGCCTTCAAAAGCCCCAGCAATGCCTGGTGCAAGAGGGCCCCTATTTTGCTTAAGCTTTATAGAcagtgctttttttttatctgtgatCCAAGCTAATGTTATTAAGCCAGCACTCTCATTACACAGAAAGCATCCATCTAATAACCCCCTATGGCCTTTACCAAATGCTATCATGAAACTGCCAAAAAATGACACACCAGTGCTGATATGCTGGGTTGCTTTATTTGACGGCTTTGTAATTCTGTTCTGCCTGGGGATAGAGGATCAAAACATCTCCCTTTATTCTTTAGAATTGGACAATAACTCTCATCACTTTGCAATATTGTGTTATTAAATGCCCATAATGGCTGTACTATTCTTGCAATAAAGAGGGCATTTCAAAATTGCAACAGTCAGATAACATTTTAAATCTGACATTTCATGActttttgtctttgttgttCTCACGACGTGGAGTGAAATGCTACAGCACCCCAGAACAAATGTCCCACTGTGGGcaaagtgtgggtgtgtgggtgtcttgTCAGGTTGTGGTTTGTTTACACTTGAATGTCAGTGTATCTTAGCAATGACTCGAGCACAGAGAACAGAGCTGCCTCCTCTTGATCTGAACTCAGTGACTTTGTATCTTCCTGCCCAGAGTGTTATATTGCTCTGTGCTGTTCGTTGTAGATGTGTCTACAAAACTCCAGTTTTCACTGTATGTAGATGTGATTGTTCCCTTGCTGTCtcttaacagtgtgtgtgtactaattGGGTTGTACATTAGTTTCAGTGTTGTGCAAAATCAGAACATGAACTATGAAACAGTAGTGCAACTGGTTCTGTTTGTATCATACATCCTGAGAGCACATTGCAGTTTACAGTAGGGACCTGGCGATTGTGTTGCCTGCATAAGAGCAAGTCCAGGGGTAGATGTCTTGGGCTCTGCCTTTCTTTTGTTTACTGTATCGATATGGATTTCGTTGATGCAAAAGTAAAGATTTGAGCTGGAGTAAAATGCTATTTTCATTACTGTAATCTTTACATACACATTAATGCATTGGGGGATTTTATGTCCGTGAcctccttttttaaaaatgactatGAATGTTCAGAATGGATAGCTGCTGCAAATGTGCATCCTTTCTTCTTTGGCTTGGGGTCTTGTACACACTGTGTACAACACCCCAAGCTGTGCACACTGATTGCATTTAGTTTATGTAGacaaatattgtttttcatttatctTAACCTAAACCTAGGTTTGTTTTCTATTTGagattacagtaatataatTCCTGTAAATGGAATCACGTTGAGTTGGTGGTGTTGAATTTGTTGACATGAATACGTTCTAGATAGCTGTTTTCCTAGAAAAGACAATACAACCACAGCATATAGGATTAGGACCCCCGGCATGCTTACATTTTATGATTTTAAGAAATTCTATCTGTATTACACATAAACTGGTCTGGACATTTTTGGCAGTTCTGGAAGTGCTTTGAAGTCTTAGCTATGTTGTGGTGTTGATGTGAAATTTTAAGTGACCTGTTTTTTTCCGGAACTCTGAGGAATCTTGTTGACCCCTGGGGTCAGTTGAGCTCTTCAGCTTGGTCTCTAGTCACTGGTTTAACTAGCCAGTCCTCAGATTTCTGACTCCACTGATTGCTCCACAGAGCCTCTCGAGTTCCAAGTTTTCATGTCTTGAGATAAAGTGTCAAAAGTTGAATATTTTAGCAAAACTTTTTTCCAAATCTGTTAGGACTTTAGCCTGGAGGAAATCCCAAACTAGGTTAAATACAGTGCAGATGCTGCACCAAGTTATAGCTCCAATTTATAATCATGTCACAATATTTTTGAGGATGACGAGGAAACGTATAAACATCATATAGCTCAGAAATATCAGTATTCTTTAGTCATAGCATCAGTGTATGCACTATGTGATTATCGTTTGGCAGATCAGTCTTTTCTCTCTTGGCTTttgtccccccccctctctctctctttctgtgtgtgtgtctctctctctctctgtctctctctcattctctgtctctctctctctttctctatctctctctgtctctctctcattctctgtctctctctcattctctgtctccctctatctctctctgtctctctctttctctctctcgatctctctctctcactctctttctctctctcctgttagTTTTGCAGTGTTTTTCCTAGCCTCTGATTCCATGCCCATCCTCCTCCCCCTgcctcccacccctctctcccagcCCTGGCcacagaaaacagaaagagacaTTTGACTGACAAAGCAAGGTGTCATTAGCATCCTCAGCGCTCATTATGCCAAGTCATGCACCGCTCATTCGAGAACACCTGAGACTCTGGTCTAAAGCACACTGGGGCAGGTGTAAGGTAGTAATTAAAAGCAGCCCAGGAAAATGGGCTCCATCACAGGATTGGATTGCATATTATGAGAATCTATACtcagggagaggggggaaaaaaacaattcGTTGTTGATTTTCAAGTACCCATCTTGAGATTCAAATTGATTGTTGAGAATGTTTATTATTGTGGCAAGTAAACAATGAACAAATATCACAACACAGCAGGGTAAATATCTTTGTTTGCTTACAAAAAAATATGACAAAGATTTAAAGAGCATATTGACCTTAGAAGAATATACCTAACCAAAGCAAACATATGTATACCATAATTGGCTTAGGAAATCAACAGGATTGTTTGAatgaagacaaaacaaatctgTATTTATCCTGCCATTTACAGCTATAAAACTTAATCAGTTGAATTGTTCAGTGAACAGTCCCCCTCCCTACCCCAGCAAGGCCTCAGAGTGAATGACCCTACCGTATTATGAAGGGAATATACAGTGTCGTACTCTAATTGCACACAAGGAGCAAACAGACGCCGCCGTCTCCTTTGTTTGCTTCCCGGGGGCCCCCCAGAAATGGcaatataaaaatgtaaatattggGTTTTGgagttgtctgtgtgtctggacACACAGCCCTCCGAAGGCACAGGTGGAAAATATGGTCTCAGGCGCCCTGCTGTGAACCACATGGCCCCACGCAACATGGGGGCAAAGAGCAGCGCGCGGGCCTGGCACGAGCCCTCGAGCAGAGCTTGGACACTTGTCAACGCACAGTATTAGTTTCATCTGCAGAAAAAAAGGGATAGagtgggagatagagagagggagagagggggatccACACAAACCCTGACAACAATGAAGACAAAGAGGGAGGTTTTTGTGCCATGTATTAGATGTCCCCCATTTTGTCCTAATGAGGTAGTAGAGTAGAGTTTACATGAGCACTTCCGCATGGTAGTGTTTCAAAATGGGCCTGTGGAAGGTAGTGTAGTGAAGTAGAGATGCAAATGGAATATTccagtagtcacacacacacacacacacacacacacacacacacacacacacacacacacacacatatacacagataaacacaaatatacacagataaacacatatTCCACAAATAGTccttttaaaatacatattcaGAGTGGTTTGTTTCTATCAGTGCAAACATGCTTTCCTGAAAATCTTCAAACTATTGAACGGTGCCTGTTAGATTGTGAGGGCATATTAGATTACGCACTTGCAGGAGATTGGTGTAGAATTGATTCCTTTTGTTCCATACATTAATTGCGCGTTGACATGCCCGGCGACAGCCCCATACCCACCCCCCCCAGGCAGGCGGTGAGGAGCGCCGAGAGGAAGCTTGTATCCATCTGGAAGCAATAAAGTTTTCTAGGAGAGTGCACAGTTTTATTTAATCTCCCCCCGCGTCTCACTGTGTGACCAATATGAGGGGCTGAGCCCGTCGTGTCATCTTAAATCAGAGTCATGTGCGCcaagcgaaaaaaaaaaaagaagatgaCACTTGGctggatggagagaagaggtggAACTTGTTTGCAGAAGAGCCATTTGTGATCTGTTTTCTTACGTTTTACAGTCATAGAAAAAGACAAGACCTTCTCTATGATCAATgatataaaaatgctaaaataATCATTTATGAAAATTGTTAGTTTGAGATGGCACTGCTGTCATATGCTTGCCATATAAATGCAAAGCATATGTGTGCAGTTGGTCATCGGACATGAAAAGGCTCTAATAaaatgtgcctttgtgtgtagtTGAAGCAAACAGTGGCCCGCATCCCAAGTAACATTATATAGAGTCCTAATCTTTATGAAGAAGCGTTTAAAGTAGGGGGTAGGGCTGAGTGCATGCTCTGGATGTATGTACTTGTCAGTGACTGAGATAAGGTCCCAGGGGACTGCAGGTCCATCCAGAGACAGACTGTGGAGTGGTCTCCATGTCATCTGACCTGGTGTGCCATCAGACCAGCCATATTGATCTGGCCCATAGCAGCCCATCTAGAGCAATGACCTAGAGCATATGGCCCGTACTACATCTGAGCCGCCATGCCctggagcaaacacacacacacacacacacagataaaccaCCAGCAGAGAGGCAAGGACCCCCCATGGTGTGTCCACTCAGCCTGTATGGATTGAGAACTTGAAAACCATACcctgaagaaagaaaaaaaaagagcctGAAAACAACAATGACTCAGACGTCTGCCGGCCCGGGAGGAAGACTTAGTCCGTTGTGTTTACCCGTCCTCAGCATGTGCCAAGCACTGCTTCTGGTAGCCTGACCCACGTGTCAACGCTCTGATGACAAGTAGTGTATACTTAAAGGATATGAAAGGGACAGGGATTAACAGTGCTGGCAAGCAGAGGTCGTTTATTGTATTTCCTGACAGCAGCCCTTTCCCTGAGATGAGCTTGCAGCTCTGGCGCTAAGGAGCTGTAAACAAACTTGGGGCGGACGTGTGATTGGTGGGAAATGACTGAGCAACACTCTCGTGCATCACCATGACCCACGTCAATGGAAtattgattatataacctgttGTGGATTCCTTACATGTGACTGCCCAATGGCTGAGTGGACATGAGTGGTTATGCCCTTCAGAACAGCCCTAGCACTAGAACTAGGGGAAagaaatacacatatacacaacatacatTAAGCTGTGTGCTATATAGGGAGGATGCTCTACAGAACATGAGTATTTAGTAGTAGAAGCCGTGTGGCTCCCATCCTTGCATAAGTAAGACAAAGGATGATTAGTGTTGACTGAAGCCATctccaaaaaataaaatctcattTTCCATTTGTACTTATCTTACTTATCTTatcacctcatttttttttaaaaagcaagtGCCAGGCTTGGAATATTAAGTGAAATTGTTATTGTTTCTAAAGATTTTGGAGTTGTTAAATCTACAACATAGCATATGTTCTTCTGGCCTGCTTTCTCTTCCGTTTCTCCCATTGTTTCCTGCTTTGTGCTAAGCCCATTTAAACCAAACTGCTACTCCTCCTGATTCAGGGTGAATAATAAATAGTCATTGCCAAGGTAAGggctcagacagacacagacagatccAGTCAGGGTTCCCTCGCAAGAGCTGAGCCCAcaaaaaaagtgagagagagcgagagagagagagagagagagagagagagagagagagagagagagagtgagacagagagagacagagagagagggggttcaGCTCATAGTTGTAGTTGTGGTTTGGAGAGTTTGCATGAAAAGCA carries:
- the neurod1 gene encoding neurogenic differentiation factor 1 translates to MTKSYTEENMMLESQNTANWTDECQSSQDEHDMEKKNGAHDSMNKDMDEEDIDDDEMNRLDEEDDDEDEEEEEGDDTKPKRRGPKKKKMTKARLQRFKLRRMKANARERNRMHGLNDALESLRKVVPCYSKTQKLSKIETLRLAKNYIWALSEILRSGKSPDLMSFVQALCKGLSQPTTNLVAGCLQLNPRTFLPEQSQEIPAHMQTASASFTAHPYSYQTPGLPSPPYGTMDSSHIFHVKPHAYGSALEPFFETALTDCTSPSFDGPLSPPLSVNGNFSFKHEPSSEFEKNYAFTMHYQAAGLAGPQGHAPLYASSAQRCDIPMENIMSYEGHSHHERVMNAQLNAIFHDS